The following coding sequences lie in one Methylotuvimicrobium alcaliphilum 20Z genomic window:
- a CDS encoding prenyltransferase/squalene oxidase repeat-containing protein produces MANILQKLIALPFRYKPWYPEHLSIIIDDLKGLSKQPVHSDEVSLKAVIEWLCRAQDKRIGHADEGGVSAGWSFEDGWLPSYPETSGYIIETFLAAEKILAQPELAQRAQRIIDWELSIQNPDGSFPGHFGESGSKPVIFNTGQIMHGMLAGYLTFERNECLEAAVNAGRWMVSKQDEDGCWRRSVHNDTPHTYNTRAAWALLRTGLLANESDLVNAAIKNIRWALTQQTRSGWFETNGFTAGGLPFTHNIAYAIRGILECGLLLQDQAMLDAAIKATKAQAEQQRPDGWLAGRYAENWKAQAGYCCLTGVAQMGIIWLRLSQACDLKALEQNADAGIRYLKTNQRITGKKDHRDGAIAGSAPIWGRYSMFEYPNWAAKFYADALMMRMSGKTIPETPRS; encoded by the coding sequence ATGGCAAACATCCTCCAAAAACTGATCGCCCTACCCTTCAGATACAAACCCTGGTACCCGGAACATCTGAGCATCATTATCGACGACCTGAAAGGATTGAGCAAACAGCCGGTACACTCGGATGAAGTTTCTCTGAAAGCCGTAATCGAATGGTTGTGCAGAGCGCAAGACAAACGCATCGGACACGCCGATGAAGGCGGCGTTTCGGCGGGCTGGAGTTTCGAAGACGGCTGGCTGCCCAGTTACCCTGAAACCAGTGGTTACATCATCGAAACCTTTCTAGCCGCCGAAAAAATACTAGCCCAACCGGAACTTGCCCAGCGAGCGCAACGCATCATCGACTGGGAACTTTCGATACAAAATCCGGACGGCTCGTTTCCGGGCCATTTCGGCGAATCCGGCAGTAAACCGGTCATCTTCAACACCGGGCAAATTATGCACGGCATGCTTGCCGGCTATCTGACATTCGAGCGCAACGAATGCCTCGAAGCCGCCGTCAATGCCGGCCGCTGGATGGTATCGAAACAAGACGAAGACGGCTGCTGGCGACGCTCGGTACACAACGACACCCCGCATACCTATAACACCCGGGCTGCATGGGCCTTGCTCAGAACCGGTTTGCTCGCGAACGAGTCGGACTTAGTGAATGCGGCGATAAAAAATATCCGTTGGGCCTTAACCCAACAAACCAGATCGGGCTGGTTCGAAACGAACGGTTTTACCGCCGGTGGCCTGCCCTTTACGCACAATATCGCTTACGCAATCCGCGGGATTCTCGAGTGCGGATTGCTATTGCAAGACCAAGCAATGCTCGACGCCGCGATCAAAGCCACCAAAGCGCAAGCCGAGCAACAACGTCCAGATGGCTGGCTGGCCGGACGCTATGCCGAAAACTGGAAAGCACAAGCCGGCTATTGCTGCCTGACCGGCGTTGCGCAAATGGGCATTATTTGGCTGAGACTGTCACAAGCCTGTGACCTGAAAGCTCTGGAACAAAACGCCGATGCCGGCATTCGGTATCTAAAAACCAACCAACGAATTACCGGCAAAAAAGATCATAGAGACGGCGCAATTGCGGGCTCCGCGCCGATTTGGGGGCGCTACTCTATGTTCGAATACCCCAATTGGGCCGCCAAATTTTACGCCGATGCCTTGATGATGAGGATGTCGGGTAAAACCATTCCCGAAACACCGAGGAGTTGA